One Entomomonas asaccharolytica DNA segment encodes these proteins:
- a CDS encoding DUF1287 domain-containing protein, whose translation MISIKGKKLTILNWLQAIVIIFICLPIFSWANNVQIAKAAQQQVGKTLVYDPSYTVLAYPMGDIPLNRGVCTDVVIRALRSSHKVDLQQLVHEDMRQHFAVYPKMWGLTKPDKNIDHRRVPNLEVFFKRQGKSLPVTQWANDYQPGDIVSWRLDNGLPHIGIVSTNMNMDQTRLLVIHNIGWGAQEEDVLFEWKMSGHYRYYK comes from the coding sequence AATATTAAATTGGTTGCAAGCTATCGTTATTATTTTTATTTGTTTGCCAATTTTTAGTTGGGCTAATAATGTGCAAATTGCAAAAGCAGCCCAACAGCAAGTCGGTAAAACCCTTGTATATGATCCAAGCTATACAGTATTAGCTTATCCAATGGGTGATATTCCATTAAATCGTGGAGTCTGTACTGATGTGGTTATTCGAGCGTTAAGAAGTAGCCATAAAGTCGATTTACAGCAGCTAGTTCATGAGGATATGCGCCAACATTTTGCGGTATATCCAAAAATGTGGGGATTAACTAAGCCTGATAAAAATATAGATCATCGGCGCGTACCTAATTTAGAAGTATTTTTCAAGCGGCAAGGGAAAAGTCTACCTGTGACCCAATGGGCTAATGACTATCAACCAGGGGATATTGTTTCTTGGCGGTTAGATAATGGTCTACCTCATATAGGTATCGTATCAACTAATATGAACATGGATCAAACACGCCTGCTTGTAATTCATAATATCGGTTGGGGAGCGCAAGAGGAAGATGTATTATTTGAATGGAAGATGAGTGGACATTATCGTTACTACAAATAG
- a CDS encoding OmpA family protein: MPIFNSMKVVTVGVLLTSLLTVTGCSNPEPQQQVVEVKRGGVTYTSTSINEAMVKQAIAGSKFEMETRGDSIVIVMPVKASFNAKRQDVLLPVTLTPLTKIAKLVKQDSNSVVVIVGHTDDTGGAAVNNELSLKRAKSVGSVFNVAGLPGRQVYSTGVGSNQPLTTNKTAKGREQNRRVELIIVQKQDRDIATLANLYAVTNYQNNN; this comes from the coding sequence ATGCCTATATTTAATTCAATGAAAGTAGTGACAGTTGGTGTGTTATTAACAAGCTTGTTAACAGTTACTGGTTGCTCTAACCCTGAACCTCAACAACAGGTTGTTGAAGTGAAAAGAGGCGGAGTTACTTATACCTCTACATCCATTAATGAAGCAATGGTTAAACAAGCTATAGCGGGTTCTAAATTTGAAATGGAAACAAGAGGCGATAGCATCGTTATTGTTATGCCAGTTAAAGCTAGTTTCAATGCCAAGCGGCAAGATGTGTTATTACCCGTGACACTAACCCCCTTAACTAAGATTGCTAAATTAGTTAAACAAGATAGTAATAGCGTAGTGGTTATCGTAGGTCACACTGATGATACAGGTGGAGCTGCTGTTAATAATGAGCTTAGTTTAAAGCGCGCTAAAAGTGTTGGCTCTGTATTTAATGTGGCTGGTTTACCAGGTAGACAAGTTTATTCTACAGGTGTAGGTTCTAATCAACCTCTTACTACTAATAAAACTGCAAAAGGTCGTGAACAAAATAGACGTGTTGAATTAATTATTGTTCAAAAACAAGATAGAGATATAGCAACCTTAGCGAATTTATATGCAGTAACAAATTACCAGAATAATAATTAA